The region GGACCTCATTCTCACAACCATTATTTCTCATGGAAAACTTTTTATTGTGGGAGCGCACGCTGAACTGGATGGCTGAAGAATCTGTCGAAGGAGATGAATTTCGTTCTGAACACATGATGGAGCCACTGAGTCAGGTGTTTGAGGACTTTCCCCTGTACACGATGCTTGTTGATGAGGACCATTCTCTGATTTACATGAACCGGATTCTCAGAAATGACCTCGGTGGAAAGCTGAAGGGCGTGCTTTCCAGGTACTGTTCCGGTACTTCAGATGGTGCACCTCACCCCCGGGACTGTCCGTTGTGCGAATCCATCAGAAAAGGATATGTTCCAGTTAAATTTGAATTGCGCGATTTTTCCAGAAATCTCTGGCTGGCAACAGCTGTGTGTCCGCTGCATACAAAAAATCAGAATGAAAAGAGGCTGTTTCTCTGCATTTTCTGGGATCCCCATGAGGCAAAGCTGAATGAACTTCTTAAAGACGAGCTGAAAAGAAATGAGGAAATCTACAGTGCGATATTCGATAACACCCCCAACATGGTCGGTATATTCACGGGCGAGGGCGTAATTGTCGATGCCAACGCTGTAATGGCTGAGTGCTTCGGCTCTGATCTGGCCGGCAGGAACGTAAAGGATGTGCTTCCCGGGGAAGTTTCGGAGAAATGGATGGGCTATATCGCAAATGTGATCGAGGGGGGAAGGAGACTCGCATTTGAATTCAGCTGCAGCAACAGGCACTATCTTATGAGCATGGTCCCCGTCGATCTCGCAGGTGAAAGACACTGCCTTTTAATTGGCAGAGATGTTACAGAGATGAAACACAGAGAAATGCTTCTCAGAACTCTTATCAGAATAGAGAAGCTGGTTGATAGTGAAAAAGATAGGAAAAAACTGGTTGAGGAAATATGCAGTGAACTGTCTTCTTTTCCGAATTACCTCCTTGTTCGCATTGACCTTGTAGGGAAGGATCGACTGAGTGTCGTTTCTGGAAACCTTGCGGATGCTGCTGGCGACATGCACTGCAGGGTGATGGAAAGGGCAATCAGGCACGGAGTATCTGTCAGCATGAAGGTTGATGTTTGTGACGAAAACTGCACTCTGAGGAATCTGTCTGGGAGTGATGAGATCTGGATAACCTCTCTGCCTCTCAGAGCAGAGGGGGTCTCTGGAGCCCTCACCGTATTTCATTCAGGCAGCCTGAGTCAGGAGGAACTGGCAATACTCGAGACACTGTCTGCGGACATATCCTTCGCTCTGCGGGCGTTTGAACTTGAGGAGATCAGAGTAATGGCACATAAGAAGATAGAGGACAACATCCGTCATTTCGCCGTCCTCACTGATGAAATCAAGAACGCCCTCAC is a window of Geoglobus acetivorans DNA encoding:
- a CDS encoding PAS domain-containing protein; the protein is MAEESVEGDEFRSEHMMEPLSQVFEDFPLYTMLVDEDHSLIYMNRILRNDLGGKLKGVLSRYCSGTSDGAPHPRDCPLCESIRKGYVPVKFELRDFSRNLWLATAVCPLHTKNQNEKRLFLCIFWDPHEAKLNELLKDELKRNEEIYSAIFDNTPNMVGIFTGEGVIVDANAVMAECFGSDLAGRNVKDVLPGEVSEKWMGYIANVIEGGRRLAFEFSCSNRHYLMSMVPVDLAGERHCLLIGRDVTEMKHREMLLRTLIRIEKLVDSEKDRKKLVEEICSELSSFPNYLLVRIDLVGKDRLSVVSGNLADAAGDMHCRVMERAIRHGVSVSMKVDVCDENCTLRNLSGSDEIWITSLPLRAEGVSGALTVFHSGSLSQEELAILETLSADISFALRAFELEEIRVMAHKKIEDNIRHFAVLTDEIKNALTVISGIAELRITGEESTKILDQVDRIKKILKEIDREWIESEKLRKFLKKYV